The DNA segment ATTTCGATTCTGGAGGATCCCATCGCGGCGGTCGAGGGGGCCGACATGATCTACACCGATGTCTGGGTTTCAATGGGGCAAGAAGCGGAGCGAAAAAAGAGGCTCAAGGCATTAAAACCTTACCAAGTGAATAAAAAATTATTGGCAGAGGCAAAGACCGATGTCATGGTCATGCATTGTCTCCCAGCCCATCGGGGTGAAGAGATTACTGAGGAGGTTATGGAGGATTATCGTTCGCTTATATTTGAGCAGGCTGCAAACCGGCTTCCGATGCAGCAGGCCATTCTGGAGAGGTGTATTGGAAAAAAATAAGAAGATCAATAAGGTGGTTCTGGCCTATTCCGGCGGATTGGACACCTCAGTCATCATCACTTGGTTGAAGGAACAATATGGATGTCAGGTCATTGCTTTTTGTGCCGATCTTGGCCAGGGAGAAGATCTTGCGGAAGTCGAGAAGAAGGCAAAAAGAACTGGTGCGAGCAAGGTTGTGATTACCGATCTGAGGGAGGTTTTTGCAAAGGAATATATTTTCCCAATGCTTCGGGCCAATGCGGTTTATGAAGGAACTTACCTGCTGGGGACAGCGATTGCCCGCCCTCTGATTGCAAAAAAGCAGATGGAGATCGCAAAAAAATATGGGGCCGAAGGCGTCTCTCACGGTGCGACCGGAAAAGGAAACGACCAAGTCCGCTTCGAGTTGAGTTATCTCTCTATTGACCCGAATATTGAGATTATTGCCCCCTGGCGTGATTGGGAATTTGAATCCCGATCCGATCTAATGGCCTATGCCAAACGTCATAAGATTCCCGTAACGGCGACGATCAAAAAACCGTATAGCATAGATAGTAATCTCTTTCATACCAGCTATGAGGGCGGAATTCTGGAAGATCCCTGGATGGAACCGCCTGAGTCTATGTTTATGATGACAACCGCCCCGGAAAATGCTCCGGACAAGCCGGTCTGTCTTGAAATTGGGTTCAGAGAGGGGAATCCTGTTTCAATTGATGGAAAACGATATTCTCCCGGAAAACTCATTGCGGAATTGAACCGGATTGGGGGACGTCATGGCATAGGACGCGTTGATCTGGTAGAAAACAGATATGTCGGGATGAAGTCAAGAGGGGTGTATGAGACGCCAGGCGGGACTATTCTCCATGCCGCCCATCGTGCGGTGGAGTCTTTGACCCTTGATCGAGAAGTCCTACATCTACGTGATAGCCTTATTTCGCAATATGCCGAGATCATTTATTACGGGTATTGGTTCTCGCCGGAACGGGAACTGCTACAGACCTTCTTTGATCGTGCCCAGGAAGGGGTGACCGGCGTGGCACGACTTAAACTATACAAGGGAAGCCTCACCCTTATTGGAAGGAAAGCGCCTCGTTCTCTCTATAGCAAAGCCATATCAACCTTTGAAAAAGATACCTGTTACGTCCAGAAA comes from the Candidatus Manganitrophaceae bacterium genome and includes:
- a CDS encoding argininosuccinate synthase is translated as MEKNKKINKVVLAYSGGLDTSVIITWLKEQYGCQVIAFCADLGQGEDLAEVEKKAKRTGASKVVITDLREVFAKEYIFPMLRANAVYEGTYLLGTAIARPLIAKKQMEIAKKYGAEGVSHGATGKGNDQVRFELSYLSIDPNIEIIAPWRDWEFESRSDLMAYAKRHKIPVTATIKKPYSIDSNLFHTSYEGGILEDPWMEPPESMFMMTTAPENAPDKPVCLEIGFREGNPVSIDGKRYSPGKLIAELNRIGGRHGIGRVDLVENRYVGMKSRGVYETPGGTILHAAHRAVESLTLDREVLHLRDSLISQYAEIIYYGYWFSPERELLQTFFDRAQEGVTGVARLKLYKGSLTLIGRKAPRSLYSKAISTFEKDTCYVQKDAEGFIRLNALRLKLPSRRKH